The window AGCAATTGTAATACAATTCAATAAATAACCTGTTATAATGAATAAATCATATAAAGTAGGTGAAGAATTTGCTTCTATCATTGTTGAACATAAAAAACTATAAATTATTTTTGTCCAATATGACTTTCATTGGAATGGCTGTAGCAATCACCGCACCATTCCTTGTTTTATTTACAACGGAAGTTCATGGTATAACGAGTACACAACACGGTATTTTCCTTGCGATGATTGCTTTAATGAGCTTTCTAGTCAATTCAGTTGTAGGACGGTTAAGTGATAAGATACCGCAATATCGAAATATTATTATACTTTGTTCGTTGTTATGCTTCGTATTTGCTTTTATGAATTATCTATTGATTAGTAATACATTGCTGATGATTATTCTTGTGATTCTCTTTCAAGGATTAGGTGCGCCTGCAATGCCACAACTATATGCTATTGCTAGAGAAGGGATTAATGAATCTCATAGTGATCGTGCAGTGTTAGCGAATACAGTATTAAGGTCTATGTTTAGCTTTGGGTTTTTGATGGGCCCTCTTGTCGGAACAATACTATTAATGAAATTTGATTACGATGGTTTATTTATTGGTACAATTCTTCTATTTCTTGTTGTATTTGTGTCGTGCTTATTTATTAAGAAACCTAATACTCAATTTCATTATTCAACATCGACACATATTAAATCAGGAGCACCTAATATGTTTAAGACTAAGGAAATATTGCTACCCTTTATTGCATTTGTTTTACTACATATAGGTCAATGGATGTATTTATTGAATATGCCTTTATATGTAAAGAACTATTTAAATGAATCTGCTCGAGAGGTAGGCTGGTTATCCAGTGCATGTGCAGGGCTAGAAGTACCCATCATGATTCTTTTAGGTATGCTCGCAAGCCGTTTAAAAACGATGACGTTATTAAAAATTGGAGCTGTTGTAGGCGCTATATTTTTTATTTCTATTGGTATTTTTGAATCTGTTTATGCAATGCTCATTGGACAAATTGCGTTGGCCTTCTTTATATCAGTATTGTTAGGATTAGGGATTAGTTTCTTCCAAGACTTATTACCTGATTTCCCGGGTTATGCATCGACTTTATTTTCTAATGCGATGATTGTCGGTCAATTTGTAGGTAATTTACTTGGTGGAGCAATGAGTG of the Abyssicoccus albus genome contains:
- a CDS encoding sugar efflux transporter, giving the protein MLLSLLNIKNYKLFLSNMTFIGMAVAITAPFLVLFTTEVHGITSTQHGIFLAMIALMSFLVNSVVGRLSDKIPQYRNIIILCSLLCFVFAFMNYLLISNTLLMIILVILFQGLGAPAMPQLYAIAREGINESHSDRAVLANTVLRSMFSFGFLMGPLVGTILLMKFDYDGLFIGTILLFLVVFVSCLFIKKPNTQFHYSTSTHIKSGAPNMFKTKEILLPFIAFVLLHIGQWMYLLNMPLYVKNYLNESAREVGWLSSACAGLEVPIMILLGMLASRLKTMTLLKIGAVVGAIFFISIGIFESVYAMLIGQIALAFFISVLLGLGISFFQDLLPDFPGYASTLFSNAMIVGQFVGNLLGGAMSEWVGLGYVFYVSGSFLIVAFIILLFSKEEVRV